The Proteus vulgaris genome has a segment encoding these proteins:
- the nagE_2 gene encoding N-acetylglucosamine-specific PTS system, EIICBA component, with translation MVPVATLPAAAILMGIGYWIDPVGWGSDNALAALLIKSGAAIIDNMSVLFAIGVAYGMSKDKDGAAALTGFVSFLVVTTLCSPAAVSMIKGIPLEEVPAAFGKIENQFVGILVGVLSAELYNRFSQVELPLALSFFSGRRLVPILASFLMIIVAFILMYVWPVIYGGLVSFGESIKDMGALGAGIYAFFNRLLIPVGLHHALNSVFWFDVAGINDIPNFLAGQKSIDAGLATVGVTGRYQAGFFPVMMFGLPGAALAIYHCARKENKAKVAGIMMAGAFAAFFTGITEPLEFSFMFVAPVLYVIHAFLMAISVYIAASMEWISGFGFSAGLVDMFLSSRNPLAVHWYMLIVQGIVFFFIYYGIFRFTITKFNLKTPGREDDVSGDETADGYNEDITTAPANSKEGVQQEARQYIAAIGGSDNLTGIDACITRLRLNVKDATLVNDAYAKRLGASGVIRLNKQSVQVIVGTRAELVANAMRDVLTQGPVAAYEGASASTVSTEKTPVKQANANAKVLLEMIAPFDGEIVALNDVPDEAFSSGVVGDGLAIKPTSNIVMAPATGSVVKIFETNHAFCIETDNGVEIIVHMGIDTVALGGKGFKRLVEEGADVKVGQPILELDLEYLNANAKSIISPVIVSNIDDFDKIAEQVTGDVVGNKTIIYKVLK, from the coding sequence ATGGTGCCAGTTGCTACATTACCTGCAGCAGCAATTCTGATGGGGATTGGCTACTGGATTGATCCAGTAGGCTGGGGTAGTGATAACGCGCTTGCTGCCTTACTCATCAAATCTGGTGCTGCTATTATCGACAATATGTCAGTTTTGTTCGCCATCGGTGTTGCTTATGGTATGTCAAAAGACAAAGATGGTGCTGCCGCTTTAACGGGGTTTGTGAGTTTCTTGGTTGTCACAACGCTCTGTTCACCGGCGGCGGTTTCCATGATCAAAGGTATTCCATTAGAAGAAGTACCTGCTGCATTTGGTAAAATAGAGAACCAATTCGTGGGGATTTTAGTGGGTGTGCTTTCAGCGGAACTTTATAACCGCTTTAGCCAAGTTGAATTGCCTCTCGCGCTCTCTTTCTTTAGTGGTCGACGTTTAGTTCCTATTTTAGCGTCATTTCTCATGATCATCGTCGCCTTTATCTTAATGTATGTCTGGCCTGTTATTTATGGCGGATTAGTCAGCTTTGGTGAAAGTATTAAAGATATGGGGGCATTGGGTGCCGGTATTTACGCATTCTTTAACCGCTTATTAATTCCTGTTGGTCTACATCACGCGTTGAACTCTGTATTCTGGTTTGACGTTGCGGGTATCAATGATATTCCTAATTTCCTTGCGGGTCAGAAATCTATCGATGCGGGCTTAGCGACTGTGGGGGTAACAGGTCGTTATCAAGCAGGTTTCTTCCCTGTAATGATGTTTGGTTTGCCAGGTGCTGCGCTTGCAATTTATCACTGTGCACGTAAAGAAAATAAAGCAAAAGTGGCTGGTATTATGATGGCGGGTGCATTTGCTGCATTCTTCACCGGTATCACTGAACCGCTCGAATTCTCATTTATGTTTGTTGCGCCAGTGCTTTATGTTATTCACGCATTCTTAATGGCAATCTCTGTTTATATTGCTGCAAGTATGGAGTGGATATCAGGATTTGGCTTTAGTGCGGGCTTAGTGGATATGTTCTTATCCTCTCGTAACCCACTTGCTGTGCACTGGTACATGCTGATTGTCCAAGGTATTGTGTTCTTCTTCATTTACTACGGTATTTTCCGTTTCACTATCACGAAATTCAACTTAAAAACACCGGGTCGTGAAGATGACGTGTCTGGTGATGAAACCGCAGATGGTTATAATGAAGATATCACAACAGCGCCTGCAAATAGCAAAGAAGGTGTCCAGCAGGAAGCTCGTCAATATATCGCGGCTATCGGTGGTTCTGATAACTTAACTGGTATTGATGCTTGCATTACACGTTTACGCTTAAATGTAAAAGATGCCACGCTTGTTAATGATGCCTATGCAAAACGCTTAGGTGCATCAGGTGTTATTCGCTTAAACAAACAAAGTGTTCAAGTGATTGTGGGTACGCGCGCAGAGCTTGTGGCTAACGCAATGCGTGATGTATTAACGCAAGGTCCCGTTGCCGCTTATGAAGGTGCATCTGCTTCAACCGTGTCTACTGAAAAAACACCTGTAAAACAAGCTAATGCTAATGCAAAAGTATTACTTGAAATGATTGCACCTTTTGATGGTGAAATTGTGGCATTAAACGATGTGCCTGATGAAGCTTTCTCAAGTGGTGTTGTAGGGGATGGCCTTGCGATTAAACCAACCTCTAATATTGTTATGGCACCTGCAACGGGCTCAGTCGTTAAGATTTTTGAGACTAACCATGCATTTTGTATTGAAACTGATAATGGTGTTGAAATCATCGTTCATATGGGGATTGATACTGTTGCATTAGGTGGTAAAGGCTTTAAGCGTTTAGTTGAGGAAGGCGCAGACGTTAAAGTCGGCCAACCTATCTTAGAATTAGATCTAGAATATCTGAACGCTAATGCTAAATCGATTATAAGCCCTGTCATTGTCAGCAATATTGATGATTTTGATAAAATTGCTGAACAAGTTACTGGTGATGTGGTTGGAAATAAAACCATTATCTACAAAGTATTAAAATAA
- the glnS gene encoding glutaminyl-tRNA synthetase: MTMNEADARPTNFIRQIIDEDLATGKHDSVHTRFPPEPNGYLHIGHAKSICLNFGIAKDYQGKCNLRFDDTNPVKEDIEYINSIQKDVQWLGFQWEGSVHYSSDYFDQLYQYAIELINKGLAYVDELSAEEIREYRGTLKEPGKNSPYRSRSVEENLALFEKMRAGGFEEGKACLRAKIDMASPFIVMRDPVLYRIKFAEHHQTGNKWCIYPMYDFTHCISDALENITHSLCTLEFQDNRRLYDWVLDNITIPCHPRQYEFSRLNLEYTVMSKRKLNQLVTENIVDGWDDPRMPTISGLRRRGYTADSIREFCLRIGVTKQENNVEMAALESCIRDDLNENAPRAMAVIDPVRLVIENMPEGEEILTAPNHPNKPEMGTRKVPFSREIYIDRADFKEEANRQYKRLVLGKEVRLRNAYVIKAERVEKDEQGEITTIYCTYDPETLNKDPADGRKVKGVIHWVSIPHAIPAEIRLYDRLFSVPNPAAEEDFLSTINPESLVIREGFVERSLKDAAIEKAYQFEREGYFCADKLSTADKLVFNRTVGLRDTWAKISQQG, translated from the coding sequence ATGACCATGAATGAGGCAGATGCCCGCCCAACTAACTTTATTCGTCAAATAATCGACGAAGATCTGGCAACAGGGAAACATGATAGCGTGCATACGCGTTTCCCACCTGAACCTAATGGCTATCTTCATATCGGCCATGCGAAATCAATTTGTCTGAATTTTGGTATTGCTAAAGATTACCAGGGTAAATGTAATTTACGTTTTGATGATACCAATCCAGTAAAAGAAGATATTGAGTATATCAACTCAATTCAAAAAGATGTTCAGTGGTTAGGTTTCCAATGGGAAGGTAGCGTTCATTACTCCTCAGATTATTTTGATCAACTTTACCAATATGCGATTGAGTTGATTAATAAAGGCTTAGCTTATGTTGATGAGTTGAGCGCTGAAGAAATTCGTGAATACCGCGGTACATTAAAAGAGCCCGGCAAAAATAGCCCTTATCGCTCACGTAGCGTAGAAGAAAACTTGGCACTATTTGAAAAAATGCGTGCAGGGGGTTTTGAAGAAGGAAAAGCGTGTCTACGTGCGAAAATTGATATGGCATCACCCTTTATCGTTATGCGTGATCCAGTACTTTATCGTATTAAATTCGCTGAACACCATCAAACTGGGAATAAATGGTGCATTTACCCAATGTATGATTTTACCCACTGTATTTCTGATGCACTGGAAAATATCACACATTCTTTATGTACGTTAGAATTCCAAGATAACCGTCGTTTATATGATTGGGTGTTGGATAACATCACTATCCCTTGCCATCCTCGTCAATATGAATTCTCACGTCTTAACCTTGAATACACTGTGATGTCAAAGCGTAAGTTGAATCAACTTGTGACAGAAAACATTGTTGATGGTTGGGATGACCCTCGTATGCCAACGATTTCAGGCTTACGTCGTCGTGGATATACCGCTGATTCTATTCGTGAATTCTGTTTACGTATTGGTGTAACGAAACAAGAAAATAATGTTGAAATGGCGGCTTTAGAATCTTGTATTCGTGATGATTTAAATGAAAACGCACCACGTGCAATGGCTGTTATCGATCCCGTTCGTTTAGTTATTGAGAATATGCCAGAAGGTGAAGAGATTTTAACTGCACCGAATCATCCGAATAAACCTGAAATGGGGACTCGAAAAGTACCTTTTAGTCGTGAAATTTATATTGATCGTGCTGACTTTAAAGAAGAAGCAAATCGCCAATATAAACGTCTAGTTTTAGGAAAAGAAGTACGTTTACGTAATGCTTATGTGATTAAAGCAGAACGTGTTGAAAAAGACGAACAAGGTGAAATCACAACCATTTACTGTACTTACGACCCAGAGACCTTAAATAAAGATCCTGCGGATGGACGTAAAGTAAAAGGTGTTATTCATTGGGTTAGCATTCCACATGCCATTCCTGCTGAGATTCGTCTTTATGATCGACTGTTTAGCGTACCTAATCCTGCTGCAGAAGAAGATTTCTTATCAACAATTAACCCTGAATCTTTAGTTATTCGTGAAGGTTTTGTTGAGCGTAGCTTAAAAGATGCGGCTATCGAAAAAGCGTATCAGTTTGAGCGTGAAGGCTATTTCTGTGCTGATAAACTATCAACAGCAGATAAGTTAGTGTTTAACCGTACCGTGGGTTTACGTGACACTTGGGCGAAGATTTCTCAGCAAGGTTAA
- a CDS encoding outer membrane porin, OprD family produces MVMQHAKPGRVALAVIGALLVTALPAKMSHAEGFIDDSTLTGGLFYWQRDRDRKELTPNSPDYGKYKANLHHSTFNANLDFSSGYLGDFIGFDLAAFGAAELNNSGPAAPNEIGFSDAKSRWDEKWTGDRSGMSVYKAAAKFKLGNFWAQGGYIQPKGQSLLRPHWSFLPGTYRGAEAGAVFDFDKSGELSFSYMWTDEYKAPWYRNMYNFRKADLETNISYLHSFGAKYDFKNSLVLEAAFGQADGYIDQYFGKVSYDFPIADNALRTSYQFYGAKDKVTGGGVNDVYDGLAWLQALTFGYTYNVFDFKVEGTWVKAEGNQGYFLQRMTPGWATSNGRLDIWWDGRSDFNANGEKALYAGVMYDLKNWDLSGWAVGTSYIYAWDAKPSGKAIYDQGQRIRESAWNADIMYTVQEGRAKGTLFKLHYTRYDNHSDIPSYEGGFGNIFQDEKDVKFNVIMPFTIF; encoded by the coding sequence ATGGTTATGCAACATGCTAAACCAGGCAGGGTGGCACTTGCCGTTATAGGCGCATTGCTTGTAACTGCACTACCTGCAAAAATGTCTCATGCTGAAGGGTTTATTGATGACTCAACTTTAACGGGTGGCCTTTTTTATTGGCAACGTGATCGTGACAGAAAAGAGTTAACACCAAATAGTCCTGATTACGGCAAATACAAAGCTAACCTACATCATTCTACATTCAACGCTAATTTAGATTTTTCTTCCGGTTATCTAGGCGATTTTATTGGTTTTGATTTAGCGGCTTTTGGCGCAGCTGAGCTGAATAATAGTGGCCCAGCGGCACCTAATGAAATCGGCTTTAGCGATGCTAAAAGTCGTTGGGATGAAAAATGGACAGGCGATCGCAGTGGTATGAGCGTGTATAAAGCCGCTGCAAAATTCAAATTAGGTAACTTTTGGGCCCAAGGTGGCTATATTCAACCTAAAGGTCAAAGCTTATTGCGTCCGCACTGGAGTTTCTTACCGGGAACTTATCGCGGCGCGGAAGCAGGTGCCGTTTTTGATTTCGATAAAAGTGGTGAATTATCTTTCTCCTATATGTGGACTGATGAATATAAAGCACCGTGGTATCGGAATATGTATAACTTCCGTAAAGCTGATCTAGAAACGAATATCAGCTATCTTCACTCTTTTGGCGCTAAATATGATTTTAAAAATAGCTTAGTGTTAGAAGCGGCATTCGGTCAGGCTGATGGCTATATCGACCAGTATTTTGGTAAAGTCTCTTATGATTTCCCAATTGCTGATAATGCATTAAGAACATCTTATCAATTCTATGGTGCTAAAGATAAAGTGACGGGAGGAGGGGTTAATGACGTCTATGATGGGCTGGCATGGCTACAAGCGCTGACTTTCGGTTATACCTACAATGTCTTTGATTTCAAAGTAGAAGGTACATGGGTTAAAGCAGAAGGTAATCAAGGTTATTTTTTACAACGTATGACGCCAGGTTGGGCGACATCAAATGGTCGTCTTGATATTTGGTGGGATGGTCGTTCTGACTTTAACGCGAATGGTGAAAAAGCCCTTTATGCTGGCGTGATGTATGATCTGAAAAACTGGGATCTATCAGGCTGGGCAGTAGGAACTTCTTATATTTACGCATGGGATGCTAAGCCAAGTGGTAAAGCCATTTATGACCAAGGACAACGCATCAGAGAAAGTGCATGGAATGCGGATATTATGTATACGGTTCAAGAAGGTCGCGCTAAAGGAACACTCTTTAAGCTTCATTATACCCGTTATGATAATCATTCCGATATTCCAAGCTATGAAGGTGGTTTTGGTAATATTTTCCAAGACGAAAAAGACGTTAAATTTAACGTAATTATGCCATTTACTATTTTCTAA
- a CDS encoding Uncharacterized integral membrane protein, whose product MGIPRYDVLLILAIAFQLWMVWGKLETWDELKAICFFHIVGFVMELFKTSAAIGSWKYPDFAYTKLWEVPLFTGFMYSAVGSYLIQAWRFLKVRIEHYPPYWMATLVALAIYINFFSHHFIGDYRWYLTAFILGLYARSVVYFTPYDTERKMPLLLAFVLIGFFIWLAENFGTFFGVWQYPNQIGAWSAVHAGKWGSWSLLVIVTFTIVVHLKHIKQSISVAK is encoded by the coding sequence TTGGGTATACCTCGTTATGATGTTTTACTTATTCTTGCTATTGCTTTCCAACTGTGGATGGTATGGGGAAAACTTGAAACATGGGATGAATTAAAAGCGATCTGTTTTTTCCATATTGTGGGTTTTGTTATGGAATTATTTAAAACTTCGGCTGCGATAGGATCGTGGAAATACCCTGATTTTGCTTACACAAAGTTGTGGGAAGTGCCTTTATTTACAGGGTTTATGTATTCAGCTGTGGGGAGTTATTTAATTCAAGCATGGCGCTTTTTAAAAGTACGAATTGAACATTATCCACCTTATTGGATGGCAACGTTGGTCGCACTTGCTATCTATATTAATTTCTTTTCTCATCACTTTATTGGTGACTATCGTTGGTATTTAACCGCCTTTATTTTAGGTCTTTATGCGCGTAGTGTCGTTTATTTTACGCCTTATGACACAGAGCGAAAAATGCCACTATTATTGGCTTTTGTTCTGATTGGTTTTTTTATTTGGCTTGCTGAGAATTTCGGTACATTTTTTGGTGTTTGGCAATATCCCAACCAAATTGGTGCTTGGTCTGCTGTACATGCAGGCAAATGGGGCTCTTGGTCATTATTGGTCATTGTTACATTTACTATTGTGGTTCATTTAAAACATATTAAACAGAGTATCAGTGTGGCTAAATAG
- the fur gene encoding ferric uptake regulator: MTDNNKALKNAGLKVTLPRLKILEVLQDPECHHVSAEDLYKKLIDIGEEIGLATVYRVLNQFDDAGIVTRHNFEGGKSVFELTQQHHHDHLICLDCGKVIEFTDDAIEVRQRNIAERHGIKLSNHSLYLYGHCAEGNCKEDSHAHDEK; this comes from the coding sequence ATGACCGACAATAATAAAGCGTTAAAAAATGCTGGGTTAAAAGTTACACTTCCTCGCTTAAAGATCTTGGAAGTGCTCCAGGATCCTGAGTGCCATCATGTCAGTGCTGAAGATCTCTATAAAAAACTCATCGATATCGGTGAAGAGATTGGTCTGGCAACCGTGTATCGCGTCTTAAACCAATTTGACGATGCTGGTATTGTTACCCGACATAATTTTGAAGGGGGTAAATCAGTATTTGAATTAACTCAACAACACCATCACGATCATTTAATTTGTCTTGATTGTGGTAAAGTTATCGAGTTTACAGATGATGCGATTGAAGTGCGCCAAAGAAACATCGCTGAACGTCATGGTATCAAACTTTCCAATCATAGCCTTTATTTATATGGCCACTGTGCTGAAGGCAATTGTAAAGAAGATAGCCACGCACATGATGAGAAATAA
- the fldA gene encoding flavodoxin 1, which yields MAIIGIFFGSDTGNTENIAKMLQERLGADNAEVHDIAKSSQEDIEAFDILLLGIPTWYYGEAQCDWDDFFPTLEDINFEGKLVALFGCGDQEDYAEYFCDAMGTIRDIIEPRGAVIVGHWPTEGYHFEASKGLADDNHFIGLAIDEDRQPELTEERVDAWVAQIKEEMSLDEILG from the coding sequence ATGGCAATCATAGGTATATTCTTCGGCAGTGATACCGGCAACACGGAAAATATTGCCAAAATGCTTCAAGAACGATTGGGCGCGGATAATGCCGAAGTTCATGATATTGCAAAATCTAGTCAGGAAGATATCGAAGCATTTGATATTCTGTTACTTGGTATTCCTACTTGGTATTATGGTGAAGCACAATGCGATTGGGATGACTTTTTCCCGACATTAGAAGATATTAATTTTGAGGGTAAGTTAGTTGCATTGTTCGGTTGTGGTGACCAAGAAGACTATGCTGAATACTTCTGTGATGCAATGGGTACAATCCGCGATATTATCGAGCCTCGTGGTGCAGTCATTGTGGGTCACTGGCCAACTGAAGGTTATCATTTTGAAGCCTCTAAGGGGCTTGCAGATGATAATCACTTTATCGGCCTTGCAATTGATGAAGATCGCCAACCAGAACTAACCGAAGAGCGTGTTGACGCTTGGGTTGCTCAAATTAAAGAAGAAATGAGCCTAGACGAAATTCTGGGATAA
- a CDS encoding LexA regulated protein: MAGRHYVGYYWAFRNLVIGIRPFTAKFMAKEQTDRTTLDLFADERRPGRPKTNPLSRDEQLRINKRNQLRRDRVNGLRRVELKLNEDAVNALNELATARNVSRSELIEEILLEQLAQNYALKMHQNENS; the protein is encoded by the coding sequence GTGGCAGGACGCCACTATGTGGGGTATTATTGGGCGTTTCGCAATTTAGTCATTGGTATACGCCCTTTCACAGCAAAATTTATGGCAAAAGAACAAACTGATCGCACCACACTGGATTTGTTCGCAGATGAACGCAGACCTGGGCGACCTAAAACAAACCCGCTTTCTCGGGATGAACAGCTTAGAATTAATAAACGCAATCAATTAAGACGAGACAGAGTCAATGGTTTACGTCGAGTTGAGTTGAAATTAAATGAAGACGCTGTGAATGCACTTAATGAGTTGGCGACAGCAAGAAATGTCAGTCGTAGCGAACTTATTGAAGAAATATTACTAGAGCAATTAGCACAAAATTACGCCTTAAAAATGCATCAAAATGAGAATAGCTAG
- the ybfF gene encoding hydrolase, with the protein MKLNTLLNYQLHQPETVPASDLPIVLIHGLFGDLNNLGAIGRNLRQDNTVIQIDVRNHGHSPHSESMNYQDMAQDVLTLLDSLQISKAIIIGHSMGGKIAMAMTALAPERIARIVVIDMSPVAYNVRRHDKIFAALEAVTEAKVTRRQDAAEIMRPFIKEEGVIQFLLKSFKNGEWLFNLPAIKKAYSDIIGWQNVPAWHYPVLFIRGGLSPYILDEYRHDIAHQFPLASAFVVANTGHWVHSEKPDTVINAIRRFLSKV; encoded by the coding sequence ATGAAACTCAACACATTATTAAATTATCAATTACATCAACCAGAAACAGTTCCTGCATCTGATTTACCTATTGTTTTGATCCATGGTCTTTTTGGCGACTTAAATAACTTAGGCGCAATAGGACGTAATCTGCGTCAAGACAACACCGTGATACAGATTGATGTACGTAATCATGGGCATTCACCTCATAGTGAAAGTATGAATTATCAAGATATGGCACAAGATGTACTTACATTGCTTGATAGTTTACAGATCTCAAAAGCTATTATTATCGGCCACTCCATGGGTGGAAAAATTGCAATGGCAATGACCGCATTAGCACCTGAGCGAATTGCTCGCATTGTAGTCATTGATATGTCGCCAGTAGCTTACAATGTTCGTCGCCACGATAAGATTTTTGCAGCGCTAGAAGCCGTCACTGAAGCTAAAGTCACACGACGCCAAGATGCCGCAGAAATTATGCGCCCTTTTATTAAGGAAGAAGGGGTTATTCAATTTTTACTTAAATCCTTCAAAAACGGTGAATGGTTATTTAATTTACCTGCAATCAAAAAAGCCTATTCAGATATTATTGGTTGGCAAAACGTTCCTGCTTGGCATTATCCTGTGTTATTTATTCGTGGTGGCTTATCACCTTACATCTTAGATGAATATCGTCATGATATTGCACATCAATTTCCGCTTGCTAGCGCTTTTGTCGTAGCCAATACTGGGCACTGGGTACATTCAGAAAAACCTGACACGGTTATTAACGCTATTCGTCGTTTTTTATCCAAAGTTTAA
- the seqA gene encoding replication initiation regulator SeqA, with product MKKIEIDDELYRYIASETRHIGESASDILRRLLKLDAKQPVQPVVVTESVQAPVIKQDAEPKSITPAKNPVREMRELLLSDSYAEKTKSVDRFLQILSTLYSLDSATFTQSAETVHGRTRIYFAGDEQTLLDSGRHTKPRHIPGTPFWVITNSNTERKRTMVQSIMQDMQFPANEIDKVCGTI from the coding sequence ATGAAAAAGATAGAAATTGATGACGAACTTTACCGCTATATTGCTAGCGAAACTAGACATATCGGTGAAAGCGCTTCAGATATTTTAAGGCGTCTACTGAAGCTTGATGCCAAACAGCCCGTACAGCCAGTCGTTGTCACTGAGTCAGTACAAGCACCTGTTATTAAACAGGACGCTGAACCTAAATCGATTACACCAGCAAAAAATCCGGTCCGTGAAATGCGAGAACTATTGTTATCTGACAGTTATGCTGAAAAAACAAAATCAGTTGATCGCTTTTTACAGATCCTTTCTACGTTATATAGCTTAGATAGCGCTACTTTTACTCAATCAGCTGAAACAGTACATGGACGAACACGCATCTATTTTGCTGGTGATGAACAAACATTACTCGATAGCGGACGTCATACAAAACCGCGCCATATTCCAGGTACGCCATTTTGGGTTATTACTAACTCGAATACAGAGCGTAAAAGAACAATGGTACAAAGCATCATGCAGGATATGCAATTTCCTGCGAATGAGATTGATAAGGTGTGTGGAACTATCTAA
- the pgm gene encoding phosphoglucomutase — MAIHPRAGQHTRQSDLINVAQLTSQYYSLKPQASINAHRVKFGTSGHRGSANRHSFNEAHILAIAQAIAEVRAKNGVTGPCYVGKDTHGLSEPAFISVLEVLAANKVKVIIQENNGYTPTPAVSFSILTYNDAHQDIADGIVITPSHNPPEDGGIKYNPSNGGPADTDLTSVIEKRANELLENNLIGIKRLSYDEALASGYIEAQDLIMPYVKALGDVVDMEVIKKAGLKLGVDPLGGSGIEYWKRIGEYYDLDLELVNDQVDQTFRFMTLDHDGVIRMDCSSPWAMEGLLQLRDKFDLAFANDPDYDRHGIVTPSGLMNPNHYLAAAINYLFRHRPQWVNDVKVGKTLVSSAMIDRVVADLGRELVEVPVGFKWFVQGLFSGEFGFGGEESAGASFLRFNGKPWSTDKDGIILCLLAAEMKAVTGKDPQEHYNELAQRFGSPSYNRIQASATHEQKALLSRLSPEMVTASTLAGDPITARLTHASGNGASIGGLKVMTDYGWFAARPSGTEEAYKIYCESFRGPEHRELIEKEAIEIVNNVFANK, encoded by the coding sequence GTGGCAATTCATCCAAGAGCAGGGCAGCATACTCGTCAAAGTGATCTGATTAATGTGGCACAATTAACGTCGCAATATTATTCACTTAAACCACAAGCTAGCATTAATGCTCATCGTGTGAAGTTCGGTACATCTGGCCATCGCGGAAGTGCAAATCGCCATAGTTTCAATGAAGCCCATATTTTGGCAATTGCACAGGCTATTGCTGAAGTCCGTGCAAAAAATGGAGTAACAGGGCCATGTTATGTGGGTAAAGATACCCATGGACTATCAGAGCCTGCATTTATTTCTGTTTTAGAAGTACTTGCTGCCAATAAAGTGAAAGTGATTATTCAAGAAAATAATGGCTATACACCAACACCGGCAGTCTCTTTTTCTATTTTGACATACAACGACGCACATCAAGATATTGCTGATGGTATCGTGATCACTCCATCCCATAATCCACCAGAAGATGGTGGTATTAAATATAATCCATCAAATGGCGGACCGGCTGACACCGATTTAACTTCTGTTATTGAAAAACGTGCGAATGAACTGCTCGAAAATAACTTAATAGGGATCAAACGTCTTTCTTATGATGAAGCGCTGGCAAGTGGTTATATTGAAGCTCAAGACTTAATTATGCCTTATGTCAAAGCGTTAGGTGACGTTGTTGATATGGAAGTAATTAAGAAAGCAGGCCTAAAATTAGGTGTTGATCCATTAGGTGGTTCCGGTATCGAATATTGGAAGCGCATTGGTGAGTATTACGATCTTGATCTTGAATTGGTCAACGATCAAGTCGATCAAACATTCCGTTTTATGACACTCGATCATGATGGTGTTATTCGTATGGACTGTTCATCACCATGGGCAATGGAAGGTTTATTACAACTGCGTGATAAATTTGATTTAGCCTTTGCTAATGATCCTGATTATGACCGCCATGGTATTGTGACACCGTCTGGTTTAATGAATCCTAACCACTATTTAGCAGCTGCAATTAACTATCTTTTCCGTCATCGCCCACAATGGGTTAATGATGTAAAAGTAGGTAAAACTCTGGTTTCAAGTGCGATGATTGACCGAGTTGTGGCTGACTTAGGACGCGAGCTGGTTGAAGTTCCTGTTGGTTTTAAATGGTTTGTACAAGGTTTATTTAGCGGTGAATTTGGCTTTGGTGGTGAAGAAAGCGCAGGTGCTTCTTTCTTGCGTTTTAACGGTAAACCATGGTCAACTGATAAAGACGGTATCATCTTATGTTTGTTAGCTGCTGAAATGAAAGCAGTGACAGGCAAAGATCCACAAGAGCATTACAATGAACTAGCACAGCGTTTTGGCTCCCCAAGCTATAACCGTATTCAAGCATCAGCAACCCATGAACAAAAAGCACTGTTGTCACGTTTATCGCCAGAAATGGTAACTGCAAGCACGTTAGCGGGCGACCCAATTACTGCTCGTTTAACACATGCTTCAGGTAATGGTGCTTCTATTGGTGGTTTAAAAGTGATGACAGATTACGGCTGGTTTGCAGCTCGTCCATCAGGCACAGAGGAAGCGTATAAAATTTACTGCGAAAGCTTCCGTGGCCCTGAGCATCGTGAGTTAATTGAAAAAGAAGCCATTGAAATAGTAAATAATGTCTTTGCTAACAAATAA